The Pleuronectes platessa chromosome 11, fPlePla1.1, whole genome shotgun sequence genome includes a window with the following:
- the LOC128451324 gene encoding histone H4, with protein MSGRGKGGKGLGKGGAKRHRKVLRDNIQGITKPAIRRLARRGGVKRISGLIYEETRGVLKVFLENVIRDAVTYTEHAKRKTVTAMDVVYALKRQGRTLYGFGG; from the coding sequence ATGTCTGGACgaggaaagggaggaaaagGGCTCGGTAAAGGAGGCGCAAAGCGTCACCGTAAAGTTCTCCGTGATAACATCCAGGGAATTACCAAGCCCGCCATCCGCCGCCTGGCTCGCCGTGGCGGAGTGAAGCGTATCTCCGGTCTGATCTACGAGGAGACCCGCGGCGTGTTGAAGGTTTTCCTTGAGAACGTGATCCGCGATGCTGTCACCTACACCGAGCACGCCAAGAGGAAGACCGTCACCGCCATGGACGTGGTGTATGCTCTGAAGAGACAGGGCCGCACTCTGTACGGCTTCGGCGGATAA
- the LOC128451335 gene encoding histone H2B-like, whose amino-acid sequence MPEVGKPAPKKGSKKAVAKAPSKGGKKRRKSRKESYAIYVYKVLKQVHPDTGISSKAMGIMNSFVSDIFERIAGEASRLAHYNKRSTITSREIQTAVRLLLPGELAKHAVSEGTKAVTKYTSSK is encoded by the coding sequence ATGCCTGAAGTAGGGAAGCCAGCGCCCAAGAAGGGCTCCAAGAAAGCGGTGGCGAAGGCCCCCAGTAAGGgcggaaagaagaggagaaagtccAGGAAGGAGAGCTACGCCATCTACGTGTACAAGGTGCTGAAGCAGGTCCACCCCGACACTGGGATCTCCTCCAAGGCCATGGGCATCATGAACTCCTTCGTGAGCGACATCTTCGAGCGCATCGCCGGTGAGGCCTCTCGTCTGGCTCATTACAACAAGCGCTCCACCATCACCTCCAGGGAGATTCAGACCGCCGTCCGCCTGCTGCTGCCCGGGGAGCTGGCTAAACACGCCGTGTCTGAGGGCACCAAGGCCGTGACCAAGTACACCAGCTCCAAGTAA